A single Meles meles chromosome 20, mMelMel3.1 paternal haplotype, whole genome shotgun sequence DNA region contains:
- the KISS1R gene encoding kiSS-1 receptor isoform X1, with product MSTMAVSAPNASWRVPANASGGGAPQLPPVDAWLVPLFFAALMLLGLAGNSLVIFVICRHKQMRTVTNFYIANLAATDVTFLLCCVPFTALLYPLPAWVLGDFMCKFVNYMQQVSVQATCATLTAMSVDRWLCGRVGAGPRSAPPLARAPHLLQRGVPQPRPRARVRALQPAGALPAAPGRHLRLLRGHAAPLGPPRRRLPAGPAAGGASGRRAGQGLSAGGRGGPALCCLLGPHPAVPGAAGRGPRRRLAPAQLRGLRAQDLGALHVLQQLRAEPPALRLPGLPLPAGLPQGLPLRTPAAPAAPRVRTLGPRRPPHGVAPPGRPPGHQRDPVSRKPCVCPEGARRLCVLREHAAPLWADWGLERPSGQALPERRLLFRGYS from the exons ATGAGCACCATGGCCGTGTCGGCACCCAACGCATCCTGGAGGGTGCCGGCCAACGCCTCGGGTGGCGGGGCCCCCCAGCTGCCCCCGGTGGACGCCTGGCTCGTGCCACTGTTCTTTGCGGCGCTGATGCTGCTCGGCCTGGCTGGGAACTCTCTGGTCATTTTTGTCATCTGCCGCCACAAGCAGATGAGGACGGTGACCAACTTTTACATAG CCAACTTGGCGGCCACCGACGTGACCTTCCTGTTGTGTTGCGTGCCCTTCACGGCCTTGCTGTACCCGCTGCCCGCCTGGGTGCTCGGCGACTTCATGTGCAAGTTCGTCAATTACATGCAGCAG GTCTCCGTTCAGGCCACGTGCGCCACCCTGACCGCCATGAGCGTGGACCGCTG GCTCTGCGGCCGTGTCGGCGCCGGTCCTCGCTCTGCACCGCCTCTCGCCCGGGCCCCGCACCTACTGCAGCGAGGTGTTCCCCAGCCGCGCCCTCGAGCGCGCGTTCGCGCTCTACAACCTGCTGGCGCTCTACCTGCTGCCCCTGGCCGCCACCTGCGCCTGCTACGGGGCCATGCTGCGCCACTTGGGCCGCCCCGCCGCCGGCTCCCTGCAG ggcCAGCTGCTGGCGGAGCGAGCGGGCGCCGTGCGGGCCAAGGTCTCTCGGCTGGTGGCCGCGGTGGTCCTGCTCTTTGCTGCCTGCTGGGGCCCCATCCAGCTGTTCCTGGTGCTGCAGGCCGTGGGCCCCGCCGGCGCCTGGCACCCGCGCAGCTACGCGGCCTACGCGCTCAAGACCTGGGCGCACTGCATGTCCTACAGCAACTCCGCGCTGAACCCCCTGCTCTACGCCTTCCTGGGCTCCCACTTCCGGCAGGCCTTCCGCAGGGTCTGCCCCTGCGCACCCCGGCGGCCCCCGCAGCACCCAGGGTCCGGACCCTCGGACCCCGCCGCCCCCCACACGGAGTCGCACCGCCGGGCCGCCCACCCGGACACCAACGGGACCCGGTCTCCAGGAAGCCCTGCGTGTGTCCCGAGGGAGCCCGCAGGCTGTGTGTCCtgagggaacacgctgcccctcTCTGGGCCGACTGGGGTTTAGAGCGGCCCTCGGGACAAGCGCTGCCTGAACGGCGGCTGCTGTTCCGTGGTTATAGTTAA
- the KISS1R gene encoding kiSS-1 receptor isoform X2, producing MSTMAVSAPNASWRVPANASGGGAPQLPPVDAWLVPLFFAALMLLGLAGNSLVIFVICRHKQMRTVTNFYIANLAATDVTFLLCCVPFTALLYPLPAWVLGDFMCKFVNYMQQVSVQATCATLTAMSVDRWYVTVFPLRALHRRTPRLALAVSLGIWVGSAAVSAPVLALHRLSPGPRTYCSEVFPSRALERAFALYNLLALYLLPLAATCACYGAMLRHLGRPAAGSLQGQLLAERAGAVRAKVSRLVAAVVLLFAACWGPIQLFLVLQAVGPAGAWHPRSYAAYALKTWAHCMSYSNSALNPLLYAFLGSHFRQAFRRVCPCAPRRPPQHPGSGPSDPAAPHTESHRRAAHPDTNGTRSPGSPACVPREPAGCVS from the exons ATGAGCACCATGGCCGTGTCGGCACCCAACGCATCCTGGAGGGTGCCGGCCAACGCCTCGGGTGGCGGGGCCCCCCAGCTGCCCCCGGTGGACGCCTGGCTCGTGCCACTGTTCTTTGCGGCGCTGATGCTGCTCGGCCTGGCTGGGAACTCTCTGGTCATTTTTGTCATCTGCCGCCACAAGCAGATGAGGACGGTGACCAACTTTTACATAG CCAACTTGGCGGCCACCGACGTGACCTTCCTGTTGTGTTGCGTGCCCTTCACGGCCTTGCTGTACCCGCTGCCCGCCTGGGTGCTCGGCGACTTCATGTGCAAGTTCGTCAATTACATGCAGCAG GTCTCCGTTCAGGCCACGTGCGCCACCCTGACCGCCATGAGCGTGGACCGCTGGTACGTGACCGTGTTCCCCCTGCGCGCCCTGCACCGCCGCACGCCCCGCCTGGCTCTGGCGGTCAGCCTCGGCATCTGGGTGG GCTCTGCGGCCGTGTCGGCGCCGGTCCTCGCTCTGCACCGCCTCTCGCCCGGGCCCCGCACCTACTGCAGCGAGGTGTTCCCCAGCCGCGCCCTCGAGCGCGCGTTCGCGCTCTACAACCTGCTGGCGCTCTACCTGCTGCCCCTGGCCGCCACCTGCGCCTGCTACGGGGCCATGCTGCGCCACTTGGGCCGCCCCGCCGCCGGCTCCCTGCAG ggcCAGCTGCTGGCGGAGCGAGCGGGCGCCGTGCGGGCCAAGGTCTCTCGGCTGGTGGCCGCGGTGGTCCTGCTCTTTGCTGCCTGCTGGGGCCCCATCCAGCTGTTCCTGGTGCTGCAGGCCGTGGGCCCCGCCGGCGCCTGGCACCCGCGCAGCTACGCGGCCTACGCGCTCAAGACCTGGGCGCACTGCATGTCCTACAGCAACTCCGCGCTGAACCCCCTGCTCTACGCCTTCCTGGGCTCCCACTTCCGGCAGGCCTTCCGCAGGGTCTGCCCCTGCGCACCCCGGCGGCCCCCGCAGCACCCAGGGTCCGGACCCTCGGACCCCGCCGCCCCCCACACGGAGTCGCACCGCCGGGCCGCCCACCCGGACACCAACGGGACCCGGTCTCCAGGAAGCCCTGCGTGTGTCCCGAGGGAGCCCGCAGGCTGTGTGTCCtga
- the KISS1R gene encoding kiSS-1 receptor isoform X3: MPNEALRSGCLQPNLAATDVTFLLCCVPFTALLYPLPAWVLGDFMCKFVNYMQQVSVQATCATLTAMSVDRWLCGRVGAGPRSAPPLARAPHLLQRGVPQPRPRARVRALQPAGALPAAPGRHLRLLRGHAAPLGPPRRRLPAGPAAGGASGRRAGQGLSAGGRGGPALCCLLGPHPAVPGAAGRGPRRRLAPAQLRGLRAQDLGALHVLQQLRAEPPALRLPGLPLPAGLPQGLPLRTPAAPAAPRVRTLGPRRPPHGVAPPGRPPGHQRDPVSRKPCVCPEGARRLCVLREHAAPLWADWGLERPSGQALPERRLLFRGYS, translated from the exons ATGCCTAATGAAGCCCTGCGCAGCGGATGTTTGCAAC CCAACTTGGCGGCCACCGACGTGACCTTCCTGTTGTGTTGCGTGCCCTTCACGGCCTTGCTGTACCCGCTGCCCGCCTGGGTGCTCGGCGACTTCATGTGCAAGTTCGTCAATTACATGCAGCAG GTCTCCGTTCAGGCCACGTGCGCCACCCTGACCGCCATGAGCGTGGACCGCTG GCTCTGCGGCCGTGTCGGCGCCGGTCCTCGCTCTGCACCGCCTCTCGCCCGGGCCCCGCACCTACTGCAGCGAGGTGTTCCCCAGCCGCGCCCTCGAGCGCGCGTTCGCGCTCTACAACCTGCTGGCGCTCTACCTGCTGCCCCTGGCCGCCACCTGCGCCTGCTACGGGGCCATGCTGCGCCACTTGGGCCGCCCCGCCGCCGGCTCCCTGCAG ggcCAGCTGCTGGCGGAGCGAGCGGGCGCCGTGCGGGCCAAGGTCTCTCGGCTGGTGGCCGCGGTGGTCCTGCTCTTTGCTGCCTGCTGGGGCCCCATCCAGCTGTTCCTGGTGCTGCAGGCCGTGGGCCCCGCCGGCGCCTGGCACCCGCGCAGCTACGCGGCCTACGCGCTCAAGACCTGGGCGCACTGCATGTCCTACAGCAACTCCGCGCTGAACCCCCTGCTCTACGCCTTCCTGGGCTCCCACTTCCGGCAGGCCTTCCGCAGGGTCTGCCCCTGCGCACCCCGGCGGCCCCCGCAGCACCCAGGGTCCGGACCCTCGGACCCCGCCGCCCCCCACACGGAGTCGCACCGCCGGGCCGCCCACCCGGACACCAACGGGACCCGGTCTCCAGGAAGCCCTGCGTGTGTCCCGAGGGAGCCCGCAGGCTGTGTGTCCtgagggaacacgctgcccctcTCTGGGCCGACTGGGGTTTAGAGCGGCCCTCGGGACAAGCGCTGCCTGAACGGCGGCTGCTGTTCCGTGGTTATAGTTAA
- the LOC123932765 gene encoding neural Wiskott-Aldrich syndrome protein-like encodes MRSPRGGAEESPPTPTRYSGLVGPEPPPPCLPNFGDPLAGSPGALRPPRAGTRGLKGRPPPRLTAQGPLGGRMPRAWRPALPRPRLASGPGPRAARCWLPAAAGFVPRADSPSRQPSPRLHPHPTRLVLLSEMSWFRCWKLDLQPSRLCVAHSCLLLSEPVALLVPPTSPRSPCLAALGRPHSLAGGLWPGTVRVMK; translated from the exons ATGAGGTCTCCGAGGGGGGGCGCCGAGGAAAGCCCCCCAACTCCGACCCGCTACAGCGGCCTCGTCGGTCCCGAGCCCCCACCCCCGTGCCTGCCCAACTTTGGAGACCCCCTCGCCGGCTCCCCGGGCGCACTGCGCCCACCCAGGGCCGGAACCCGCGGCTTAAAAGGCCGGCCTCCCCCCCGCCTCACCGCGCAGGGCCCGCTCGGGGGGCGCATGCCCCGCGCCTGGCGTCCTGCCCTGCCCCGGCCGCGCCTGGCCTCCGGCCCCGGGCCGCGGGCTGCGCGCTGCTGGCTCCCGGCCGCCGCCGGGTTTGTGCCGCGCGCCGACTCACCGAGCCGCCAGCCGAGTCCGCGTCTACACCCCCATCCGACCCGATTG GTGCTCCTTTCTGAAATGTCTTGGTTCCGTTGCTGGAAGCTGGATCTCCAACCCTCCAGGCTGTGcgtggcacaca GTTGTTTGCTGTTGTCCGAACCGGTGGCCCTTCTggtgccccccacctccccccgctCACCCTGTCTGGCGGCCCTGGGGCGACCCCACTCCCTCGCAGGCGGACTGTGGCCAGGAACCGTCCGGGTCATGAAATAG